A region of Zeugodacus cucurbitae isolate PBARC_wt_2022May chromosome 5, idZeuCucr1.2, whole genome shotgun sequence DNA encodes the following proteins:
- the LOC105212779 gene encoding zinc finger protein OZF-like isoform X1 → MELPRNMCRVCLNVESSVSLINWNRSIEDLNESLSYAECFQLCTQLNLNYENCGNENAMRIYENFCYNCASKLKEAYEFITQARESDNALRINCRNSDSDNHKKFFEWVAVGKEHTKVDKRREMEEEPISLGSNTGFDEDTNSQGYVQIEHKEISHESEVLNSSKPILSGISKIILSKPNRRKKSKTKTGMETNTEEICGICGKSMNNKKLLRHSCNRNIEYFLCKSCPRTFRHRSTLIQHELIHESNRERKFACGVCGRQFYTQMARRNHLKTHDPGREPRFHCGDCGQSFLFKGNLLVHQQKHAGKTIQCTYCQKRYVRAVDLEVHLRSHTGDTPFKCDKCEKAFTKRSTLRKHLQLHEGIQWKCEDCGKQYLYEWTLQRHRLEHTGLPLKCSICSKEFPEMYKIRRHIKSVHKINLTDLENFVVRLKERKKRSNISLNSLDAEREATIIQ, encoded by the exons atggaaTTGCCTCGAAATATGTGCAGAGTTTGTTTAAATGTGGAAAGTTCAGTATCACTCATAAATTGGAATAGATCTATCGAAGACTTGAACGAAAGTTTATCGTATGCAGAATGTTTTCAGCTCTGcactcaattaaatttaaattatgagaATTGTGGGAATGAAAATGCGATGAGGATATACGAAAACTTTTGTTACAATTGCGCTTCTAAACTTAAAGAAGCATATGAGTTTATTACACAAGCTCGAGAATCAGACAACGCGTTGCGAATTAATTGCCGGAATTCAGATTCCGATAATCATAAGAAGTTTTTCGAATGGGTGGCCGTTGGAAAAGAACATACAAAAGTTGACAAg agAAGAGAAATGGAGGAGGAGCCTATCAGTTTAGGCAGTAACACGGGTTTTGATGAAGACACAAATTCACAAGGTTATGTTCAAATTGAACATAAGGAAATCTCTCATGAATCTGAAGTATTAAATTCGTCGAAGCCAATTTTATCCGGCATATCTAAAATAATTCTTTCCAAGCCCAACCGTAGAAAGAAGAGTAAAACAAAAACTGGAATGGAAACAAATACTGAAGAGATTTGCGGAATCTGTGGGAAGTCAATGAATAATAAGAAACTTTTACGGCATTCCTGCAACcgaaatatagaatattttctCTGCAAATCGTGTC ctCGTACCTTCAGACATCGCAGTACCTTAATACAGCATGAACTTATACACGAAAGCAACAGGGAGCGAAAGTTTGCTTGCGGAGTGTGCGGCAGACAATTTTATACTCAAATGGCTCGTAGAAATCATTTGAAAACACATGATCCAGGTCGAGAACCGAGGTTCCACTGTGGCGATTGTGGTCAATCTTTTTTGTTTAAGGGCAATCTTCTAGTGCATCAACAAAAACATGCTGGTAAAACGATTCAGTGCACGTATTGCCAGAAACGCTATGTACGTGCGGTTGATCTTGAAGTGCATCTGCGAAGTCACACAGGTGACACACCGTTCAAGTGTGACAAGTGCGAGAAGGCTTTTACAAAAAGGTCCACATTGCGAAAACATTTACAATTGCATGAGGGTATCCAATGGAAATGTGAAGATTGcggaaaacaatatttatatgaatggaCGCTTCAACGGCATCGTTTAGAACACACTGGTTTGCCCTTAAAGTGTTCAATTTGTAGTAAAGAGTTTCCCGAGATGTACAA GATCCGACGTCATATCAAGAGTGTTCACAAGATTAACTTGACCGATTTAG
- the LOC105212784 gene encoding zinc finger protein 41, with protein sequence MDSMKICRACLSPEGRVHLLDWYQPVDSLEYVLSYKECFCKCTQIKMSLKGDSNENNESQTQFLCYCCAKKLKDAYIFIEKAKQADNELRCMGIRHFPVGDVTSNFEWVAVKAKQIDAEITTESKFCVDVIEIKNVCHDHETNGKEIVLLNDQEQRNSDLKIENEFEGQNDGEHEIEALNSSGFSNFSNSTFESEVEKIKGNTKINQSKIKLKKMDELVNCEECKKTMTRKALIKHKPRHKPKIFLCQACPKTFREYHGLKNHELIHQENRERYPCEKCNQTFLSPYSYKKHVQTHENNRKPIYKCTQCEKSFLHKNGLTIHELHHKGASIECNICQKRYVRKVDLDTHLRTHSGESPFVCQICGKSFIHKRILNRHMQYHEGYFNYTCLTCGEKFSKYDKYYSHRMRHTGLPFKCGSCGKQFPDAYKIKRHIRGVHKIEKHDELEKLVVRINITKERRGRIVEVLKNPEEEKPT encoded by the exons ATGGATTCGATGAAGATATGTCGTGCATGTCTATCGCCCGAAGGACGAGTCCATCTATTAGATTGGTATCAGCCTGTTGACTCATTGGAATACGTTTTATCATACAAAGAGTGTTTTTGCAAATGTACCCAGATAAAAATGAGTTTAAAAGGCGACTCTAACGAAAATAATGAAAGCCAAACACAATTTTTATGCTACTGTTGTGCTAAAAAGCTAAAGGatgcttatatttttattgaaaaggcAAAGCAAGCAGATAACGAATTACGTTGCATGGGGATACGGCATTTCCCCGTTGGAGATGTTACAAGCAATTTCGAATGGGTAGcagtaaaagcaaaacaaattgatGCAGAAATTACTACAGAAAGCAAG TTCTGCGTTGATGTTATAGAGATCAAAAATGTATGCCATGATCATGAAACAAACGGgaaagaaattgttttattaaatgatCAAGAACAGAGAAACAGTGATTTGAAGATAGAAAATGAATTCGAAGGTCAGAACGATGGCGAACATGAAATTGAAGCATTAAACTCCAGTGGATTCAGTAATTTTTCTAATAGCACATTTGAAAGTgaagttgaaaaaattaaaggaaatacaaaaattaatcaatctaaaattaaattgaaaaaaatggacGAATTGGTTAATTGTGAAGAATGTAAAAAAACAATGACAAGGAAGGCATTGATAAAACATAAGCCGCGACACAAACCAAAAATTTTTCTGTGCCAAGCCTGTC ccAAAACATTTCGGGAATACCATGGTTTAAAGAACCACGAACTTATTCATCAAGAAAATCGCGAAAGATATCCATGCGAAAAGTGCAATCAAACATTTTTGTCGCCCTATTCTTACAAAAAACATGTCCAAACGCATGAAAACAATAGAAAACCGATTTATAAATGCACACAGTGTGAAAAATCATTTCTACATAAAAACGGCTTAACAATTCACGAACTTCATCACAAGGGGGCCTCAATCGAATGTAATATATGTCAAAAACGATATGTTCGAAAAGTAGATCTTGATACTCATTTGCGAACCCACTCGGGAGAATCTCCATTTGTGTGTCAAATATGTGGcaaatcatttattcataaacgtATTCTAAATCGACACATGCAATATCATGAAGGCTACTTTAACTACACTTGTTTGACCTGTGgtgaaaaattctcaaaatatgACAAATACTATTCACATCGCATGCGACACACTGGCTTACCTTTTAAATGTGGTTCATGCGGAAAACAATTCCCCGATGCATACAA AATCAAGCGCCATATTAGAGGAGTACACAAAATTGAGAAACACGATGAATTAGAAAAGCTGGTAGTGagaataaatataacaaaagaaCGTAGGGGACGAATAGTGGAAGTTTTAAAAAATCCGGAGGAGGAAAAACCAACTTAA
- the LOC105212788 gene encoding gastrula zinc finger protein XlCGF52.1 isoform X2, producing MEVNRCRACFLEKDIADLCDWYLTMEVGDPLTYLECFQMCTQLDVNNGNDTSPCFRNMQYLCQDCIQELKISYRFLRKAQRSAKKLCFLLESKDDVSSMIKNTFEYVNIQEGPLGDEHISISQKNQACRKQEQTIHLAKNKKEGSKYKSGKTDGENKQISCDHCKKMFPANKLKQHKSRYHRPKIFLCDNCPSSFSIANNLRRHQRTHDTNRERNFSCSDCGRTFFTEDVYRTHIKIHQTSRRAKFECNQCDKTFMHKGSLTLHIQKHMGPKNECNICQKRYVRKIDLDIHMRNHSGDLPYKCYKCDKAFMTTSALRKHEVLHTGVRYKCDICNKEYSHPSKLTRHILYHTGLPLKCALCNKGFAEPNKIRRHIRSVHKLEDVSRVNELTIKVEKNDKQPK from the exons ATGGAAGTAAATAGATGTCGGGCGTGCTTTTTAGAAAAAGATATAGCAGATCTTTGTGATTGGTATTTAACAATGGAAGTAGGTGATCCTTTGACATATCTGGAATGTTTTCAAATGTGCACTCAATTGGATGTAAACAATGGAAATGATACATCACCTTGTTTTAGGAATATGCAATACTTGTGTCAGGACTGTATTCAAGAATTGAAGATATCTTACCGATTTCTACGAAAAGCACAAAGATCtgctaaaaaattatgttttctatTAGAAAGTAAAGATGATGTGTCTAGtatgataaaaaatacatttgaatATGTAAACATACAGGAGGGTCCTCTAGGAGACGAACACATAAGCATATCTCAAAAGAATCAA GCGTGTAGAAAACAGGAGCAAACAATACATCTagctaaaaacaaaaaggaaGGCTCAAAATATAAGAGCGGTAAAACTGATGGAGAGAACAAACAAATTTCATGTGACCAttgcaaaaaaatgtttccggcaaataaattaaaacagcaCAAGTCCCGGTATCATAGACCAAAGATTTTTCTTTGTGATAATTGCC CAAGTTCTTTCAGTATTGCAAATAACTTACGGCGACATCAACGCACACATGACACGAATCGTGAACGAAATTTTTCTTGTAGCGACTGTGGCCGTACATTTTTTACGGAAGACGTTTATAGAACTCACATTAAAATACACCAAACATCACGGCGAGCAAAATTCGAATGTAATCAATGTGACAAAACATTTATGCATAAGGGTAGCCTCACGTTACACATTCAAAAACACATGGGCCCAAAAAACGAGTGTAATATTTGTCAGAAACGTTATGTTCGAAAAATTGACTTGGACATTCACATGCGTAATCATTCCGGCGATTTGCCATATAAGTGCTATAAATGCGACAAAGCCTTTATGACAACCAGCGCTTTGAGAAAGCACGAAGTGCTTCACACTGGTGTGAGATATAAGTGCGATATCTGCAATAAGGAGTATTCGCATCCCTCGAAACTAACTCGTCACATCTTATATCATACTGGCCTGCCCTTAAAATGTGCATTGTGTAACAAAGGATTCGCTGAGCCAAATAA gatACGAAGGCATATCCGCAGTGTTCATAAATTGGAAGACGTTTCCCGAGTAAATGAACTTAcaattaaagttgaaaaaaatgataAACAACCAAAATAG
- the LOC105212788 gene encoding zinc finger protein OZF isoform X1 — MEVNRCRACFLEKDIADLCDWYLTMEVGDPLTYLECFQMCTQLDVNNGNDTSPCFRNMQYLCQDCIQELKISYRFLRKAQRSAKKLCFLLESKDDVSSMIKNTFEYVNIQEGPLGDEHISISQKNQQTQIDNIDEEIPLLNLYDMACRKQEQTIHLAKNKKEGSKYKSGKTDGENKQISCDHCKKMFPANKLKQHKSRYHRPKIFLCDNCPSSFSIANNLRRHQRTHDTNRERNFSCSDCGRTFFTEDVYRTHIKIHQTSRRAKFECNQCDKTFMHKGSLTLHIQKHMGPKNECNICQKRYVRKIDLDIHMRNHSGDLPYKCYKCDKAFMTTSALRKHEVLHTGVRYKCDICNKEYSHPSKLTRHILYHTGLPLKCALCNKGFAEPNKIRRHIRSVHKLEDVSRVNELTIKVEKNDKQPK; from the exons ATGGAAGTAAATAGATGTCGGGCGTGCTTTTTAGAAAAAGATATAGCAGATCTTTGTGATTGGTATTTAACAATGGAAGTAGGTGATCCTTTGACATATCTGGAATGTTTTCAAATGTGCACTCAATTGGATGTAAACAATGGAAATGATACATCACCTTGTTTTAGGAATATGCAATACTTGTGTCAGGACTGTATTCAAGAATTGAAGATATCTTACCGATTTCTACGAAAAGCACAAAGATCtgctaaaaaattatgttttctatTAGAAAGTAAAGATGATGTGTCTAGtatgataaaaaatacatttgaatATGTAAACATACAGGAGGGTCCTCTAGGAGACGAACACATAAGCATATCTCAAAAGAATCAA caAACCCAAATTGACAACATCGATGAGGAGATTCCTTTATTAAACCTTTATGATATG GCGTGTAGAAAACAGGAGCAAACAATACATCTagctaaaaacaaaaaggaaGGCTCAAAATATAAGAGCGGTAAAACTGATGGAGAGAACAAACAAATTTCATGTGACCAttgcaaaaaaatgtttccggcaaataaattaaaacagcaCAAGTCCCGGTATCATAGACCAAAGATTTTTCTTTGTGATAATTGCC CAAGTTCTTTCAGTATTGCAAATAACTTACGGCGACATCAACGCACACATGACACGAATCGTGAACGAAATTTTTCTTGTAGCGACTGTGGCCGTACATTTTTTACGGAAGACGTTTATAGAACTCACATTAAAATACACCAAACATCACGGCGAGCAAAATTCGAATGTAATCAATGTGACAAAACATTTATGCATAAGGGTAGCCTCACGTTACACATTCAAAAACACATGGGCCCAAAAAACGAGTGTAATATTTGTCAGAAACGTTATGTTCGAAAAATTGACTTGGACATTCACATGCGTAATCATTCCGGCGATTTGCCATATAAGTGCTATAAATGCGACAAAGCCTTTATGACAACCAGCGCTTTGAGAAAGCACGAAGTGCTTCACACTGGTGTGAGATATAAGTGCGATATCTGCAATAAGGAGTATTCGCATCCCTCGAAACTAACTCGTCACATCTTATATCATACTGGCCTGCCCTTAAAATGTGCATTGTGTAACAAAGGATTCGCTGAGCCAAATAA gatACGAAGGCATATCCGCAGTGTTCATAAATTGGAAGACGTTTCCCGAGTAAATGAACTTAcaattaaagttgaaaaaaatgataAACAACCAAAATAG
- the LOC105212788 gene encoding zinc finger protein OZF isoform X3 has protein sequence MQYLCQDCIQELKISYRFLRKAQRSAKKLCFLLESKDDVSSMIKNTFEYVNIQEGPLGDEHISISQKNQQTQIDNIDEEIPLLNLYDMACRKQEQTIHLAKNKKEGSKYKSGKTDGENKQISCDHCKKMFPANKLKQHKSRYHRPKIFLCDNCPSSFSIANNLRRHQRTHDTNRERNFSCSDCGRTFFTEDVYRTHIKIHQTSRRAKFECNQCDKTFMHKGSLTLHIQKHMGPKNECNICQKRYVRKIDLDIHMRNHSGDLPYKCYKCDKAFMTTSALRKHEVLHTGVRYKCDICNKEYSHPSKLTRHILYHTGLPLKCALCNKGFAEPNKIRRHIRSVHKLEDVSRVNELTIKVEKNDKQPK, from the exons ATGCAATACTTGTGTCAGGACTGTATTCAAGAATTGAAGATATCTTACCGATTTCTACGAAAAGCACAAAGATCtgctaaaaaattatgttttctatTAGAAAGTAAAGATGATGTGTCTAGtatgataaaaaatacatttgaatATGTAAACATACAGGAGGGTCCTCTAGGAGACGAACACATAAGCATATCTCAAAAGAATCAA caAACCCAAATTGACAACATCGATGAGGAGATTCCTTTATTAAACCTTTATGATATG GCGTGTAGAAAACAGGAGCAAACAATACATCTagctaaaaacaaaaaggaaGGCTCAAAATATAAGAGCGGTAAAACTGATGGAGAGAACAAACAAATTTCATGTGACCAttgcaaaaaaatgtttccggcaaataaattaaaacagcaCAAGTCCCGGTATCATAGACCAAAGATTTTTCTTTGTGATAATTGCC CAAGTTCTTTCAGTATTGCAAATAACTTACGGCGACATCAACGCACACATGACACGAATCGTGAACGAAATTTTTCTTGTAGCGACTGTGGCCGTACATTTTTTACGGAAGACGTTTATAGAACTCACATTAAAATACACCAAACATCACGGCGAGCAAAATTCGAATGTAATCAATGTGACAAAACATTTATGCATAAGGGTAGCCTCACGTTACACATTCAAAAACACATGGGCCCAAAAAACGAGTGTAATATTTGTCAGAAACGTTATGTTCGAAAAATTGACTTGGACATTCACATGCGTAATCATTCCGGCGATTTGCCATATAAGTGCTATAAATGCGACAAAGCCTTTATGACAACCAGCGCTTTGAGAAAGCACGAAGTGCTTCACACTGGTGTGAGATATAAGTGCGATATCTGCAATAAGGAGTATTCGCATCCCTCGAAACTAACTCGTCACATCTTATATCATACTGGCCTGCCCTTAAAATGTGCATTGTGTAACAAAGGATTCGCTGAGCCAAATAA gatACGAAGGCATATCCGCAGTGTTCATAAATTGGAAGACGTTTCCCGAGTAAATGAACTTAcaattaaagttgaaaaaaatgataAACAACCAAAATAG
- the LOC105212787 gene encoding F-box/LRR-repeat protein 4 isoform X2, protein MRTYGDWWEKAPSHVHEIQPQNISKIPAQDYIVIYFEEYVIPEEILIYETFNPGALIRIWAYTITKSWICLWETEKLHIPPFQAVNQARRFSPQLKKGNLPTRTIRLEFNHSLLNYFTEIDAVLLRGRKVNIEGIQRILDCYKNQQKCSILRKLQQIHFRPNIKENYHNHLREFFTNDLNEFINVLSENTEVVTSDVTAESSCKSIGFNDMPFELVLKIFSYLDLKSLFLVGQVSKSFYDVSTHPLLYSELNLKPYWHLASSDLLCTLAKRSTVLKKLDLSWCGLFNTISPTEFKKFIQQRGDNLTCLRLDSCKILNASCIETLGIVCDNLKELSLRNCSTDPPLLNFSCLANLKNLERLDLFQTVIEPELMLTMLENNRKLKHLNLAYCGIAVNMDTVAQHIGQYNQGLISLDLWKSRFLSPAGLEALSRCIDLEEVDFGWCLREVSLGHSLKRLLLNCTKLKKLFLATVRGLTDQDVENIANFCKNLEQLDLMGVSGIAKDRYYEILMKCKKLQLLDLSFCDNISSEEIVFWSRTFQVNIKCSHFPDVPNEIRY, encoded by the exons ATG CGTACGTATGGAGATTGGTGGGAAAAGGCACCAAGTCATGTTCACGAGATTCAaccacaaaatatttcaaaaatacctGCTCAAGATTATATAG ttatttattttgaggaATATGTCATTCCTGAAGAGATATTGATATATGAAACTTTCAACCCTGGAGCTTTGATCCGAATCTGGGCATATACTATAACCAAAAGCTGGATTTGTTTATGGGAAACTGAGAAATTACATATACCACCATTTCAGGCCGTCAACCAAGCCCGCCGTTTTTCCCCCCAATTGAAAAAAGGAAACTTGCCCACGAG GACTATACGTCTAGAATTCAATCATTCACTACTTAACTATTTTACGGAAATTGATGCAGTTTTACTTAGGGGTAGAAAGGTGAATATTGAGGGCATTCAACGCATATTGGATTGttataaaaatcaacaaaaat GTTCCATATTGCGGAAGCTGCAACAAATCCATTTTCGTCCAAATATCAAAGAAAATTATCATAATCACTTGAGGGAGTTTTTCACGAAcgatttaaatgaatttataaacGTTTTAAGCGAAAATACGGAAGTTGTCACAAGCGATGTAACTGCCGAATCTAGTTGTAAAAGTATTGGATTCAACGATATGCCG tttgaacttgttttgaaaatatttagctATTTGGATTTGAAATCGTTATTTCTAGTAGGACAAGTTTCCAAATCTTTTTATGACGTATCTACACACCCATTGCTGTACagtgaattaaatttgaaaccTTATTGGCATCTTGCATCCAGCGATCTGTTATGCACATTGGCCAAAAGGTCAACAGTGTTGAAGAAATTGGATTTGTCATGGTGTGGCTTATTCAACACAATTTCTCCTACAGAATTCAAGAA ATTTATACAACAGCGTGGAGATAATCTAACATGTTTAAGGTTAGATTCTTGTAAGATTTTAAACGCAAGCTGCATTGAAACGTTAGGAATAGTGTGCGACAACTTAAAAG agcTTTCACTGCGAAATTGCTCTACAGATCCACCCTTGCTTAATTTTTCATGTTTAGCGAATTTGAAAAACCTTGAAAGATTAGATCTCTTTCAAACTGtaatcgaaccagaattaatgTTAACCATGTTGGAAAACAATCGTAAATTGAAACATTTGAATTTGG CATATTGCGGAATAGCTGTTAACATGGATACTGTTGCGCAACATATAGGACAATACAATCAAGGTTTGATCTCTTTGGATTTGTGGAAATCACGTTTTCTATCGCCTGCAGGCTTGGAGGCCTTATCCAGatgcattgatttggaagaaGTTGATTTCGGTTGGTG CTTACGAGAAGTATCTCTTGGCCACAGTCTTAAAAGATTACTATTAAATTGtactaaactaaaaaaactcTTTTTGGCCACTGTACGTGGACTTACGGATCAGGATGTGGAGAATATAGCAAACTTTTGTAAGAACTTAGAACAATTGGACCTGATGGGGGTTTCAGGAATAGCAAAGGATCGTTATTATGA AATTTTAATGAAGTGTAAGAAACTGCAACTCCTCGATTTAAGCTTCTGTGATAATATTAGCAGTGAAGAG ATTGTATTTTGGTCTCGAACTTTTCaagttaatattaaatgcaGTCATTTTCCAGACGTGCCTAACGAAATAAGATATTAA
- the LOC105212787 gene encoding F-box/LRR-repeat protein 4 isoform X1, giving the protein MSSVSDDDIDKREAGAIVDFINLGAEEDGQLCNAFRKSLLMNNSDGFCCADYRLDQYAVDVADFSSQYGSDYSISYTATNITGKPRKFPEYGDFPETYAMRTYGDWWEKAPSHVHEIQPQNISKIPAQDYIVIYFEEYVIPEEILIYETFNPGALIRIWAYTITKSWICLWETEKLHIPPFQAVNQARRFSPQLKKGNLPTRTIRLEFNHSLLNYFTEIDAVLLRGRKVNIEGIQRILDCYKNQQKCSILRKLQQIHFRPNIKENYHNHLREFFTNDLNEFINVLSENTEVVTSDVTAESSCKSIGFNDMPFELVLKIFSYLDLKSLFLVGQVSKSFYDVSTHPLLYSELNLKPYWHLASSDLLCTLAKRSTVLKKLDLSWCGLFNTISPTEFKKFIQQRGDNLTCLRLDSCKILNASCIETLGIVCDNLKELSLRNCSTDPPLLNFSCLANLKNLERLDLFQTVIEPELMLTMLENNRKLKHLNLAYCGIAVNMDTVAQHIGQYNQGLISLDLWKSRFLSPAGLEALSRCIDLEEVDFGWCLREVSLGHSLKRLLLNCTKLKKLFLATVRGLTDQDVENIANFCKNLEQLDLMGVSGIAKDRYYEILMKCKKLQLLDLSFCDNISSEEIVFWSRTFQVNIKCSHFPDVPNEIRY; this is encoded by the exons ATGTCGTCGGTATCAGATGACGACATAGACAAAAGAGAAGCAGGTGCGATTGTCGACTTTATCAATCTTGGCGCTGAAGAAGATGGTCAACTATGTAATGCATTCCGAAAATCGCTTCTGATGAATAATTCAGATGGATTTTGTTGTGCTGATTACCGTTTGGATCAATATGCAGTGGATGTAGCAGACTTTAGCTCACAGTACGGCAGTGATTATAGTATTTCCTATACTGCTACTAATATTACGGGGAAACCAAGAAAGTTTCCAGAATATGGTGATTTTCCAGAAACATATGCAATG CGTACGTATGGAGATTGGTGGGAAAAGGCACCAAGTCATGTTCACGAGATTCAaccacaaaatatttcaaaaatacctGCTCAAGATTATATAG ttatttattttgaggaATATGTCATTCCTGAAGAGATATTGATATATGAAACTTTCAACCCTGGAGCTTTGATCCGAATCTGGGCATATACTATAACCAAAAGCTGGATTTGTTTATGGGAAACTGAGAAATTACATATACCACCATTTCAGGCCGTCAACCAAGCCCGCCGTTTTTCCCCCCAATTGAAAAAAGGAAACTTGCCCACGAG GACTATACGTCTAGAATTCAATCATTCACTACTTAACTATTTTACGGAAATTGATGCAGTTTTACTTAGGGGTAGAAAGGTGAATATTGAGGGCATTCAACGCATATTGGATTGttataaaaatcaacaaaaat GTTCCATATTGCGGAAGCTGCAACAAATCCATTTTCGTCCAAATATCAAAGAAAATTATCATAATCACTTGAGGGAGTTTTTCACGAAcgatttaaatgaatttataaacGTTTTAAGCGAAAATACGGAAGTTGTCACAAGCGATGTAACTGCCGAATCTAGTTGTAAAAGTATTGGATTCAACGATATGCCG tttgaacttgttttgaaaatatttagctATTTGGATTTGAAATCGTTATTTCTAGTAGGACAAGTTTCCAAATCTTTTTATGACGTATCTACACACCCATTGCTGTACagtgaattaaatttgaaaccTTATTGGCATCTTGCATCCAGCGATCTGTTATGCACATTGGCCAAAAGGTCAACAGTGTTGAAGAAATTGGATTTGTCATGGTGTGGCTTATTCAACACAATTTCTCCTACAGAATTCAAGAA ATTTATACAACAGCGTGGAGATAATCTAACATGTTTAAGGTTAGATTCTTGTAAGATTTTAAACGCAAGCTGCATTGAAACGTTAGGAATAGTGTGCGACAACTTAAAAG agcTTTCACTGCGAAATTGCTCTACAGATCCACCCTTGCTTAATTTTTCATGTTTAGCGAATTTGAAAAACCTTGAAAGATTAGATCTCTTTCAAACTGtaatcgaaccagaattaatgTTAACCATGTTGGAAAACAATCGTAAATTGAAACATTTGAATTTGG CATATTGCGGAATAGCTGTTAACATGGATACTGTTGCGCAACATATAGGACAATACAATCAAGGTTTGATCTCTTTGGATTTGTGGAAATCACGTTTTCTATCGCCTGCAGGCTTGGAGGCCTTATCCAGatgcattgatttggaagaaGTTGATTTCGGTTGGTG CTTACGAGAAGTATCTCTTGGCCACAGTCTTAAAAGATTACTATTAAATTGtactaaactaaaaaaactcTTTTTGGCCACTGTACGTGGACTTACGGATCAGGATGTGGAGAATATAGCAAACTTTTGTAAGAACTTAGAACAATTGGACCTGATGGGGGTTTCAGGAATAGCAAAGGATCGTTATTATGA AATTTTAATGAAGTGTAAGAAACTGCAACTCCTCGATTTAAGCTTCTGTGATAATATTAGCAGTGAAGAG ATTGTATTTTGGTCTCGAACTTTTCaagttaatattaaatgcaGTCATTTTCCAGACGTGCCTAACGAAATAAGATATTAA